The Tripterygium wilfordii isolate XIE 37 chromosome 18, ASM1340144v1, whole genome shotgun sequence nucleotide sequence TACAATTTAAAAATCATCTCAAAAACTCTCAAACTTGGATTCTATCCTTGCAAAATAGAATTTCAAGCATTTGTTaaacttttgtttttcttaatcaTTCTTGGGTATTCTTCTTTTGTGCAAAGGCCGAACATCAAACATTAAATACGTGGTGCTTCGTTATATCTTGGAAATGTATTTGCTGCTATTCTATGCACACCAAAGTGGTGGaggcaaataacactttaaCGAAAGCGTTAATCCGTGCCTTTCTAAATTGTCAAGGAGGACTTCATAATctgaaaacaaacatatttttGCACTACAACAATGAAAAAACATGACCGTGCGGTGTGAGACCAACAGGAATAAAatgaggggtttttttttttttttatgcgcgccaaatttcttattttattaaacAAAGGTTTAATTCACTGAAAGTATAGGAAGCAAaagataaaaagagaaaaaataaattacatgGGCAAATGAGAATGAAAACTGAAAGAATGACTTCAACAGATGAAAGGAACAACATAGATTAAGTAGACAAGAGATGCATTAAGATCAGCAACTAATCTCTTTCACACAGCAACCGCCATACATTAGCTCCATGGCCCCAGATTCAGTCTTCCACACATTGCAGAGCATATGACATAGGGAcaagacgaaaaaaaaaatactacatcCTAAAACCTAATCCAACCACaagtgcctttttttttttaaagacccACAAGTcacacacgttaagccatgTCCAAGAGGCATGAAGACCACTAcaacggatggaaaactactcaAATCCCAACCCTTAAGAACAAATTGAGAATTTTAGCAAGTCAAGTGTCAAGATAATATCAATACTTGGTAGAGCTTCtactttatacatatatatagataaatagaTACATAAAAGACGTGCGAAACACGGGGATCTGACTAGTGTTGTATAATACCATTAATATAATATAAGAGCAACCGCAGTAGTGGCAATTTACCGGGGAATAGATGGAGAAAAAGGGGAATTGTTGGGACATGGGTGAACAAAATAATACAATAGTGACATTTTATTGGCTTATTTTTGCTGGGTCAAGTGGTGTGGCATGGAACTTGCTTTGCCCATATGTTggcttttttttatcatatttgGGACCCACCTTAACTATCACACTcacaattatataaaaatttatattggatcccacctctattacattaataaacaaaccaacaaatttatactattgtatcaatatattttgttgtctcaaccacatcatcaaaatacccaaacacatcaataaaacacatacTTCAATGCATTTTGTTGGTCCCAACAAAACcacaccattgtggttgctctaatgGACCGCTAGTGAGAGCAAGTCCATTAAAATGTGGGCCAACTTCTCTCACTGAAGCAGTGTTATCAGAACTGGACCGGCTAGTCGGTAGACCGGTTCAACCAGTGTTTACCAGAAATGTCGGGCCGGTACCGATGTTAGACCGTATCAGCAGTTCACCCGTCATGACCCTCCAAGACCCACGGTTAGCCGCTCAACCAGTGAAATTCCAAAGACCCGCGGCTGACTTTCTTGACATTATCTCCTCCGTTTATCGTCTCCCACAGACCCTCTCTCTCCCTCATCCTTTGAGATCAGCTTTCGTTGGTTTCTGTCCAGGTGAGTTCTTCATTCTTCTACACTTTTGATGTGCTTTAATTGTAGACTCTCTTTCGTTTTTGATTTTCTAGACGACGACCTATATTATGCCATTATAACACTGCTATAACCCGTGAGGCCGTGAAACCTTTGGCTCACTTTCCGATTAGAACTCTTATTTTGTTTCACTCTAAATGCCGTCTAGATTTGTTCTCGTGTTGGGCAATTAATGATGTCAGGTATGGGTATTTTACTAGTGGTATTACTGCACTTGGAAGTTGAAATTGGAGGATATGATATGGTGGTGTGCATACTATAGGAGAACTGGAGAAGCATATgatctgttttttttaatgcaataaAATATACCTGTGCCTTACCTTGTACTCTTGTAGGGCATATTTTTAtgctattattaattatttataaataaaataaattattaaaaaaatatacggTTCAACCCTCGATCCTTCAAGCTAACCGGTTGAACCTTTAAAAATTCTTTTCACGGGTCAATGCACGGGCACGGGTCGGTTCTGATAACACTGCTCTGAAGCCCAAGACTTTAATCCTTGTGATTGACGCCGGGTGCGTTTTTCTCTGTTGGGTCCCACACTCTGCGTCTTTTGACAGTTTGACTTTGACCCTGTTAAGTCTTGCCTTGTATTTGactttattgtttatttttttttaaaaagaagtaTATTCCCTAATATAATATTCATGTCATGTTGGAGAGTGGAGACTCGGAGGTGCAGGTACTCGGACGACTGCGCCCTCCCAAATCGAAGCTTTGATTGAACCCCAAAATTCGTCTCCTTTTATCTTTATCTGCATTTTCTCAGAAGCAACAAGCGGTTTGGATTTCCTTTCGAgtcaacatttgaaattgctcaaaatttgATAGCGTGAAGAGGGAATCGGTGTTCTAACCGATGACGGAGCGTTGAAATGTTGACGTTTTGATGGTATGAAGAAGATATTGGTGTTTTAGAGAACGATGGAGCGAGCGGTAACGGTTATCTCGGGCTCGACTTTCGTCTGCTCAGTTTTGCTATTTCAATTGATTATTTCGAGAGTCGCTGCTAATTCTGAAGGTGTGTACCGTTTTCACTTCTTTGattcaatctcatttttttggCGTGGACAGTGTGGTATAGAAGCGTTTTGTGGACTTTGTTTTTCCTGTTATTGTTAGGGGATTCAATTTAGGATTATGATGAGTGGAGCTTGTAATTATGGTGGCATATCTGATTTTATGATTTCCTGTTGTAAATGGTAGTACTTGGATTAGAGATTCTTGGCTTAATGTTGATCTCCATCCATTAATTGACCTCATTCATGACACTTATGCGGACAAGTTATTTTCTACAGTGTTATTGATGATTTATGTGGTTGTTATGTCGTGTGATGCAGGCGATGCTTTGAATGCATTAAAAACTAGTTTGGAGGATCCTAAACACATTCTACAGAGTTGGGATGCTACCCTTGTTAATCCCTGCACTTGGTTTCATGTCACATGCAATAGTGAAAATAGTGTCACACGAGTGTAAGCTTTCTCAGTGACTGTTTTGAACTAATCATGCCGTCTAGTCTTAGTTTTACTTAAGCATGATAACATTGTGTTGCCATCTTTGTTCACTTAGTGATCTTGGAAATGCATTTCTATCTGGGCAATTGGTTTCGCAGCTTGGTCAGCTTCCTAATTTGCAGTACTTGTAAGTTCTTTATGTGCTGAGGCTTTTCGGATTGTAGTCTTTTGTGGTTCTGATTGGATAATGCTTGTTACTATTTATGGATTGCGTTTTCCTTACATGCAAATTTTGATTGAGGTTATCGAATGCTTTCTCCATGTCGAGCTTCCATAGAAGATGTTGTTGCTCGGCGTTAAATGATAATCCACAACCTCATTTGCAATAAAAGCAGCTTTGAGAATCTGACGGCCTTGACTAGATGCATTCCGAGTGGGATTGATGATTCATTCCTGTTTGGTTGAACAGATGAAATGaacatttaaatattcaatatggacatttcatttgttttaataaaaaatttagattTTTATGCCTTGTGTTTCTGTCTTCATAATGTTTCTCTGGCATTGCATGCACTTTGTTAAGAACTAGGTCAGGTGCTCGCCCAGCCACCAGATCCACTTGTAGCCCTTTCCGTGGCGACCCAATCCAATCCCATAATGAGGGTCTTTCACTGGGCTGGGGTCATTATCTGTTCCATCAGATCCACTTGTAGCCCTTTCCGTGGTGACCCAATCCAATCCCATACCTGGACGGAGCCGACACCCAAGTTGGCTGCACTCAGTGGGGGTCTTTCACTGGGTTGGGGCTTACCTATACCACTATATCCACTAATAGCCCTTTCCATGATGGCTCAGTCCAAGATCCAAACACCCACATGTGCAGAGACCGAACCTCTCTGATACCATTGTTAAGAACCAGGCCAGGTGCGCGCCCATACACACATCCAGCAGGCCCATATATTCCTTAACCAACCAACAAGCCTAATAGGCCACTATCTAGAAAACTTGTTGGTTGATTGAGGAAgacatttgccctccttatcaaTAGATCATAAGTTAcctatctaagcaatgtgggacattcgTATCACACTTGAATGTGTATAATGGAACCTTCTATGTTTTTTTGAGTGTAGAATGTGCTTCCATTTCTTTTACAATGAAATACTTACTATTTTTATGACAGGCAACTTTATGGCAATAACATAAGTGGAGAAATTCCAGTGGAGCTTGGGGATTTGACAAACTTGGTGAGCTTGGATCTTTACTCGAACAAGTTAGTGGGTACAATTCCACCGACCTTGGCCAGACTTTCGAAACTTCGTTTCCTGTATGGACACATATTTTTAATCTCGCTTTTTAATCCGTGAACTTATGATGTTTATGCTTTATCTCTCATAATTTCCTTATACTTTTGGTACAATATTTGACGGCCAGAGTCTAAAATAGTAGTAATTACAGCAACACAAGAGAAAAATGTCTCTTCCCATGGTGGTTAATATTATAAGCTAGTCAATTTATTGCTACTTTGTAATGATAAGCTGGCACTAACAGGCCTGCACTATGTTACTCTGGTGTCTGTTCCCTAATTATTTTCATAATAGGAGTTAGAATTCACAGGCTATTTACTTGGAAGAATTCACAGGCTATAACTTTGAAGAGAGTGTAAATTCAGTTGTCTAGACAACAAAGTTGCAATCAGAGATGTGACACTGTTATATAAGAGTATAATATTTAGCAAAATCCTTCAGGccatttgatattattatgcATTAGTTATGGGTTTCTAGAATTTAATATCTTTGGTCTAATTTCTGCCCCAAGAAATAATATTCGCTCTGATAGTACAGGCGTCTTAACAACAACAGCTTAACTGGAACTATTCCTTTGTTGTTGACTACTGTTAAGTCGCTGCAAGTCCTGTAAGTGTTTGAATGATATCTTTCGTACTCCAAGTACAAAATAGATATTCAATTTACAGTTTCATTCAGGTGTGGTATATATCTTTCCTTTAACTTATATTGCCATGCAGGGAACTTTCAAACAACAATCTGACCGGGGATATCCCAGTCAATGGCTCATTTTCACAATTTACTCCCATCAGGTTTTCCTCGAGTGATTTATAATTTTTGCGCTCATTTAGTGGACTAACCTATCAACTTATATTACTGACTGCAGCATTCCTCCTTTGCAGTTTTCAAAATAATCATTTTAACATTATTACAGTTTCTCCCCCTCCTCCGATTGTTCCAACTCCCCCAGCTCCATCTGCCGGTTAGTATACCTTTTGAAATTGAAgagtttaaatttttgttacctGTGAACTAGATCCTGAAAATAGCTAGTGAAGAGCAGATAAAACTGTTTGGGAGTAAGGCTTTGATTGATGAGGATGGTTTGCTATGGACAGAAAAATGTAAGAgagatttttttctcttttgaatggataaGGAGAATAAGCTATATTAAGTATGAAAATTTCATGAGTATAATTCTCTGTCAAGTTCTTGGAAATTTAGTTGAATAATGGAGTAAAGAGTAGctatcatgcatttattgaaatgaaatttcaatGATTTGGGTTGAAGTCACAATACAAGCTCCATTGACAAGAATTGGGATTGGGAATTAGGAGACTCCATCCAATACCTTGACCACTTCTATCGAGCAGTCATGATCTCtatattttttcctttaatttcaGTCAgaattttctttgctttttctcctaaatttgtttcatgattcttttctatttttaacataaattataACCAATATGTGCAAGAAAACAATTGAATGAGTAAACATGTTTAAGAAACAACTATCAGTGGTGGGGTGCCTTTGCAGTTGATGCTTGATATTGTCTTATAGACCAGCCACTTAACATCACAGTACATAcgcaaaaattcaaatttggtttCCTCTGTAGTCTTTACTATGAGATTTTCTGTTCTTTATAGTGACAAGAACGAGTATTTGTAAGCAGTGGAGTCGAATATTAACTGATGCCTTCAGTAAAGGTTTATGTACATGTTATAATTCCACTGATAGACTCACCTGCTTGTGCTTAGAGCCCCAAACAAAATGGTCCTGGTCAAACCATTGTAATCAATTAAATGGCTAAGTTCTAACTGCATAAAGATGGCCCGGACGTGTTTTTGTCTTCATTTTGGATTGAACTTCTGCAGTGAGAGTTATAACTTATCATGTTACAGAAGATAACCAATAGAACAAAAATTCTGCATTTGGTGCAACGTTGAAAaaagacttcaaaagaaaaGCCACTCAATAAAAGGGAATAGTTATtccatataatattataaaatatcaGGAAAACAAGTTAATTTCTTTCCAAATATCTTTGGCTGCAAACAATTTTATAATGGAAAATATTACTGGTGAATAATAGACACCAAATGAAAATTCGATTGGATTGACACACctgataaaataatatatttgcaAACTAGTCAAGTTCGGCACCTTTTATTCATAAAATGTCACCTCAAAAGGTAACATTGCCACTGCAACTATTGCGGGGGGAGTTGCCGCCGGTGCTGCTCTACTATTTGCCGCCGGTGCTGCTCTACTATTTGCTGCTCCTGCAATTTCACCTGCTTACCGGCGGCGGATAAAACCACGAGATCATTTTTTTGATGTACCCGGTTAGTATTTTATGGGAAAAAAAGGCCTCAAATGATTTCTGAATGGAATCTAAAATCTGCATTTCTTTGCAGCTGAAGAGGGTCCAGAAGTCCATTTAGGAGAGCTCAAAAGGTTTTCTCTGCGTGAACTACAAGTTGCAACTGATGCTTTTAGCAATAACAACATTCTGCGTATAGGCGGATTTGGTAAAGTCTATAAAGGACGATTAGCTGATGGTTCTCTAGTGGCAGTAAAGAGATTGAAAGAGTGTACTCAGGGTGGGGAGCTGCGGTTCCAAACTGAAGTGGAAATGATCAGCGTGGCTGTGCATCGGAATCTGCTTCGTCTCCATGGCTTTTGCATGACACCAATGGAACGATTGCTTGTCTATCCCTATATGGCAAATGGAAGTGTAGCATCGTGTTTAAGAGGTATTGCTTGCTAGAAGTAGAATATAAACTCTGCTGATGTGTTTGTTGTATGTGTTCACTAAATTAAGCATGTTTACGCCAATGTCTTCTCTTAATCTGTCTTTGCATTTATATTTCTTGCCACTGGTCAACCCCTTATGGTTTTAGCTTtatatgctttgaaatttcaagtacaaagaaaataaatcattttcttcttcaatgcAGTTCAATACAAATCCTTATTTGAAAATACATgttctgaattttctttttatagttatgaaatttgattattttattaGAGAAAGTGGCACCTCTAAGAGGTAGGGCTGCATCGGACCCACCCCTGGAGAAGTTTGTTGTAACTTTGATTTGATGTAGTTACTAATTTAGTTCGCGCAGTGCATTATTATAGATCGCCCAGAATCGCAATCCCCACTTGCTTGGCCAGTGCGGAAGCAGATTGCACTTGGAGCTGCAAGAGGGCTTGCTTACTTGCATGATCATTGTGACCCCAAGATTATTCACCGTGATGTAAAAGCTGCAAATATACTACTGGATGAGGAATTTGAAGCCCTTGTTGGAGACTTTGGATTGGCAAAACTCATGGACTACAAAGATACTCATGTTACAACTGATGTACGTGGCACAATTGGGCATATTGCCCCAGAGTACCTCTCAACTGGAAAGTCTTCAGAGAAGACTGATGTTTTCGGGTATGGTGTCATGCTTCTTGAACTGATAACTGGAAAGAGGGCGTTTGATCTTGCACGGCTGGCAAATGAGAATGATGCAATGCTACTCGATTGGGTATGTATATCCATATACTCTCTCCCTTTTACACCTCTACATTTTACCCCAACAAGGACAGTagagtgtttttttctttttcttttttttttaaataatactattttcagcctctccacatattatgtggggtaaggtctgcatacatcctGTCTGTCCCCGACCTACTCATTGCGGAAGCCTAGTGCATGGGagtttacttttgtttttttccttgtgcCATTAGTTTGGTCGTTTGGGAGTTAGATGGCATGTGAGAGTAAACTAGCTCCTTTTTGTATTCGATAGAGCATGGAATGTGATTCTCTGACTTCTATGGTGTTAAAGTTTGCCTAACTCCTAAGTTTTACCTAAAGCCAAGTGCTTGATCGTTTCATTACCCTACGTTTCTAAATTCCTTGTTCTTTATATATTCAAGTACTTACTGTTCAAGGTTGGCTTAAATACATTACAGCAAAAAATGAtgaattattaaatattatcagagaaaccaaaaagagaaaaggaaaagaaaaggcaatgaAAGAGGGAACATTTGGGACAATGGAAAAAATTGTTTTAGTGATCCTTATGACAATTAAACTGTTCCTCACTCTATCTTGTTCTCTGATTTTCTTTGGCTGACATTGTCTCGTTCCTGTTTACAAAATGTTCTCTCGTTCCTGCTATGTTGGGAATGATGTCTCCTGGAATACTTTTTCTTAGAATTGTTTCTTTGTGTAAATTAAGGAACTTCTTGTCCTATCTTAGGTCTCAAAGGCTTTCTGTGATAATGGTAGGGTTGGGTTTACCAATTTCATGGTTGCTGACAGTAAATGAAGGAAAGTAATTAGCACGCATTTGGGTAGCTTGGTTGGAGCATATTATAGTATTTATTTCATAATAGCTCATATTGGTTTTTAGAGCACTAATCTGTTTCACATACCAAAAAATTGGTAAACTTGTAAAGTTCCCCTCTACAAATACTTGCAATCTGGATACTGGCTTGTTAAATtgtgttttgtaaaatttgacCTTTGGTCTCCTGATTATTCTTTCCTCTCTGGCTTATCTTGTGGATTCAGGTGAAAGGTCTTTTAAAAGATAAGAAATTGGAGATACTGGTTGATGCGGACATGCAGGGCAATTACATTGACGAAGAAGTGGAACAGCTGATCCAGGTGGCTCTTCTGTGCATGCAAGATTCCCCAATGAAACGGCCTAAGATGTCAGAGGTAGTAAGAATGCTTGAAGGTGATGGTTTGGCTGAGAAATGGGAGGAATGGCAGAA carries:
- the LOC119984457 gene encoding BRASSINOSTEROID INSENSITIVE 1-associated receptor kinase 1-like isoform X1, whose translation is MERAVTVISGSTFVCSVLLFQLIISRVAANSEGDALNALKTSLEDPKHILQSWDATLVNPCTWFHVTCNSENSVTRVDLGNAFLSGQLVSQLGQLPNLQYLQLYGNNISGEIPVELGDLTNLVSLDLYSNKLVGTIPPTLARLSKLRFLRLNNNSLTGTIPLLLTTVKSLQVLELSNNNLTGDIPVNGSFSQFTPISFQNNHFNIITVSPPPPIVPTPPAPSAGNIATATIAGGVAAGAALLFAAGAALLFAAPAISPAYRRRIKPRDHFFDVPAEEGPEVHLGELKRFSLRELQVATDAFSNNNILRIGGFGKVYKGRLADGSLVAVKRLKECTQGGELRFQTEVEMISVAVHRNLLRLHGFCMTPMERLLVYPYMANGSVASCLRDRPESQSPLAWPVRKQIALGAARGLAYLHDHCDPKIIHRDVKAANILLDEEFEALVGDFGLAKLMDYKDTHVTTDVRGTIGHIAPEYLSTGKSSEKTDVFGYGVMLLELITGKRAFDLARLANENDAMLLDWVKGLLKDKKLEILVDADMQGNYIDEEVEQLIQVALLCMQDSPMKRPKMSEVVRMLEGDGLAEKWEEWQKADMSREEFTHPDLPNAPWLVDSTSNIPPDELSGPR
- the LOC119984457 gene encoding BRASSINOSTEROID INSENSITIVE 1-associated receptor kinase 1-like isoform X3, translated to MERAVTVISGSTFVCSVLLFQLIISRVAANSEGDALNALKTSLEDPKHILQSWDATLVNPCTWFHVTCNSENSVTRVDLGNAFLSGQLVSQLGQLPNLQYLQLYGNNISGEIPVELGDLTNLVSLDLYSNKLVGTIPPTLARLSKLRFLRLNNNSLTGTIPLLLTTVKSLQVLELSNNNLTGDIPVNGSFSQFTPISFQNNHFNIITVSPPPPIVPTPPAPSAAEEGPEVHLGELKRFSLRELQVATDAFSNNNILRIGGFGKVYKGRLADGSLVAVKRLKECTQGGELRFQTEVEMISVAVHRNLLRLHGFCMTPMERLLVYPYMANGSVASCLRDRPESQSPLAWPVRKQIALGAARGLAYLHDHCDPKIIHRDVKAANILLDEEFEALVGDFGLAKLMDYKDTHVTTDVRGTIGHIAPEYLSTGKSSEKTDVFGYGVMLLELITGKRAFDLARLANENDAMLLDWVKGLLKDKKLEILVDADMQGNYIDEEVEQLIQVALLCMQDSPMKRPKMSEVVRMLEGDGLAEKWEEWQKADMSREEFTHPDLPNAPWLVDSTSNIPPDELSGPR
- the LOC119984457 gene encoding BRASSINOSTEROID INSENSITIVE 1-associated receptor kinase 1-like isoform X2, with amino-acid sequence MERAVTVISGSTFVCSVLLFQLIISRVAANSEGDALNALKTSLEDPKHILQSWDATLVNPCTWFHVTCNSENSVTRVDLGNAFLSGQLVSQLGQLPNLQYLQLYGNNISGEIPVELGDLTNLVSLDLYSNKLVGTIPPTLARLSKLRFLELSNNNLTGDIPVNGSFSQFTPISFQNNHFNIITVSPPPPIVPTPPAPSAGNIATATIAGGVAAGAALLFAAGAALLFAAPAISPAYRRRIKPRDHFFDVPAEEGPEVHLGELKRFSLRELQVATDAFSNNNILRIGGFGKVYKGRLADGSLVAVKRLKECTQGGELRFQTEVEMISVAVHRNLLRLHGFCMTPMERLLVYPYMANGSVASCLRDRPESQSPLAWPVRKQIALGAARGLAYLHDHCDPKIIHRDVKAANILLDEEFEALVGDFGLAKLMDYKDTHVTTDVRGTIGHIAPEYLSTGKSSEKTDVFGYGVMLLELITGKRAFDLARLANENDAMLLDWVKGLLKDKKLEILVDADMQGNYIDEEVEQLIQVALLCMQDSPMKRPKMSEVVRMLEGDGLAEKWEEWQKADMSREEFTHPDLPNAPWLVDSTSNIPPDELSGPR